The region TTATTTTTATCTCTTTTTAATGGGCTTGATACTAAAAAAGTAAAACCTTGAGAGTTGTATGAGGCATACTTATTTATTATATTGATTAGAAAATCTAAACCCTCTAAAACTGAATTTTCTTTTTTATATCCTTTTAGAAAAATATCATTTAGTGAACTTTCTTGTTTCATTCTTCTAAAGGTTTTAAAGATGGTTTTTACATCTTCGCTATTTTGAAATCTATAATAAAACTTATCTAACTCTTTTTCAATTTTCTCTTCACTACATTCTAAAAGGGAAAAATCTAAACTATCTAAAAATTTTACAATTAAACTTGCTTTTCCATATCCAAAAAGAGCACAAAGCAAGATGGCATATTCATCTTTGTATCTACTTGCAACTAAAAGTGGGTCTGGTTTTTCATAACTTAATTCACAATCATTATTTCTACACTCTATCTCTTTGTCTAATAGTTCTTTTATTTTTAAGTCATTTTTATTCATTAGTTATTTATATATTCCTCAATATCTTCTTCTATTTTTTTATATGCTGTATTTGCATCTTCATAATATATTTTATCAAAGCACTCTTCGTATATCATGGAACTTGGCTCAAGATTGTTTAGTATAGCTTTGTTTGCATATTGTGACAGATAATTTACATCTATCACATTTCCACTTGTACCAATAACTACCAACAAATAACAGTTATTCAAAATTTTATACATACTTTGATATTTTGGTGCAGCTTCACCAAAAAAAACTATATTTGGTCTCATTTTTGAGCCACATTTAGTACATATAGAATTACTTCTATCTTGTGCTTCATATTTTATATTTATTATATCATCACAATTCATACATCTTAGTTCTTGAAGAAAACCATGAAGATGTAATACATCTTTACAATCTGCTTTTTCTAACAAATCATCTACATTTTGAGTAATCACTTCTATTTTATTAGGATATTTAGCTTTTAATCTTGAAATCATTTTGTGTGCATTATTTGGAAATTTATCTTTTATATCTTCTCTTCTTTTATTGTAAAAACTGATTGTATTCTCATAATTCCAGTCTAAGCACCCTGCACTACATATCTCATTTATATCATGCTCTTCCCATAAGCCATCTTTATCTCTAAATGTAGAGATGCCACTACTTGCACTAAGTCCTGCCCCACTGAAAATGACTATTTTTTTATCCATTTGAAATCCAAATTTATTGTTAATTTTGGTATTATACCAACTATTTAAAAAGGATTAGATAATGAACTTTAAAGACTTTAAAAAATTAGTTTGCGATACAAGAACAACTAGAAGATTTAAAAAAGATATTACAATTGAAAATATAGAATTAGAAGAGGTTTTAGATGCGGCAAGGGTTGTTTCAAGTGCTAAAAACATGCAACCACTAAAATATATAACAGTGACTGATAAAGACCTAGTAAAAAAGCTAGCCCAAACTTGCCAATGGGCAGCCCATCTTAAAGAATGGAATCAAAAAGAAGAAGAGCAACCAAGTGCTTTTATAATAGTATTAAATGACACGAAAATTGATGGGTTTGCTATGTTAGATTGTGGAATTGCTTTAAACAAC is a window of Halarcobacter sp. DNA encoding:
- a CDS encoding Sir2 family NAD-dependent protein deacetylase, whose amino-acid sequence is MDKKIVIFSGAGLSASSGISTFRDKDGLWEEHDINEICSAGCLDWNYENTISFYNKRREDIKDKFPNNAHKMISRLKAKYPNKIEVITQNVDDLLEKADCKDVLHLHGFLQELRCMNCDDIINIKYEAQDRSNSICTKCGSKMRPNIVFFGEAAPKYQSMYKILNNCYLLVVIGTSGNVIDVNYLSQYANKAILNNLEPSSMIYEECFDKIYYEDANTAYKKIEEDIEEYINN
- a CDS encoding TIGR02757 family protein, which produces MNKNDLKIKELLDKEIECRNNDCELSYEKPDPLLVASRYKDEYAILLCALFGYGKASLIVKFLDSLDFSLLECSEEKIEKELDKFYYRFQNSEDVKTIFKTFRRMKQESSLNDIFLKGYKKENSVLEGLDFLINIINKYASYNSQGFTFLVSSPLKRDKNKIIKEIGNAPYKRWHMFLRWMVREDNLDLGLWKGIDKKDLILPLDTHTFKVSQKLGLLDRKTYDLKSALLVTEKLKEFDAYDPIKYDFALYRIGQEKII
- a CDS encoding nitroreductase family protein, with the translated sequence MNFKDFKKLVCDTRTTRRFKKDITIENIELEEVLDAARVVSSAKNMQPLKYITVTDKDLVKKLAQTCQWAAHLKEWNQKEEEQPSAFIIVLNDTKIDGFAMLDCGIALNNIMLGLKIKGYSSCPLASIDKQLCKELFSLDEKIEPMLGIAIGVEDETIKVVDVKLDTNYYRDEIDIHCVPKRDLNDVLIGKF